A part of Streptomyces sp. NBC_01497 genomic DNA contains:
- a CDS encoding DUF397 domain-containing protein encodes MHHAYNGMAAAELTDAAWQKSGFSNSQGTCVEFAKLPGGQVAVRNSRFPEGPALVYTPAEIEAMLLGIKAGEFDHLSAAI; translated from the coding sequence GTGCATCACGCATACAACGGCATGGCGGCGGCCGAACTGACCGATGCCGCCTGGCAGAAGAGCGGTTTCAGCAACTCGCAGGGAACCTGCGTCGAGTTCGCGAAACTGCCCGGCGGCCAGGTGGCCGTACGCAATTCCCGCTTCCCCGAAGGCCCGGCGCTCGTGTACACGCCGGCGGAGATCGAGGCCATGCTCCTCGGTATCAAGGCGGGCGAATTCGACCACCTGTCCGCCGCGATCTGA
- a CDS encoding sugar O-acetyltransferase: MGENKQRMLAGDWYIADDDELAEDNRRRFELCAAYNDVTATDAERRGALEQLLGSVGEGVAIRPPFQCDYGSYISIGARTFVNFNAVFLDVAPITIGADCQFGPHVQLLTPGHELDTERRRAGWENGTPITIGDNVWLGGGVIVCPGVTIGENTVVGAGSVVTKDLPAGVLAVGNPARIVREL; this comes from the coding sequence ATGGGCGAGAACAAGCAGCGGATGCTGGCGGGCGACTGGTACATCGCGGACGACGACGAACTCGCCGAGGACAACCGGCGGCGCTTCGAACTCTGCGCGGCGTACAACGACGTGACGGCGACCGACGCGGAGCGCCGGGGCGCCCTGGAGCAGTTGCTCGGCTCGGTGGGCGAAGGCGTGGCGATCCGGCCGCCGTTCCAGTGCGACTACGGCTCGTACATCTCCATCGGGGCCCGGACGTTCGTCAACTTCAACGCCGTCTTCCTGGATGTGGCCCCCATCACCATCGGCGCCGACTGCCAATTCGGCCCCCATGTGCAGCTCCTGACGCCCGGCCATGAACTGGACACGGAGCGCCGCCGGGCTGGCTGGGAGAACGGGACGCCCATCACGATCGGCGACAACGTCTGGCTCGGTGGCGGTGTGATCGTCTGCCCGGGCGTGACCATCGGCGAGAACACCGTGGTCGGCGCCGGCTCCGTGGTCACCAAGGACCTTCCGGCCGGGGTGCTGGCGGTCGGCAATCCGGCCCGGATCGTCCGGGAGCTGTGA
- a CDS encoding ATP-binding protein: MHDVFHPERPWLPLTRLPLPHKPEAVFRARRHARETLAARGVESDLAATVELAVSELVTNAVRHGVCPCGCTRGAVSLALLGAGERLRVEVGDPSRTPPCWPTGIESVDAEAVQGRGLLLVTGLAADWGDCARGRRGKVVWCEFAPVAVVPATRAGELTAPGRSGPDCRPPAPRPEGPW; the protein is encoded by the coding sequence GTGCACGACGTGTTTCACCCGGAGCGGCCCTGGCTGCCGCTGACCCGGCTGCCCCTGCCGCACAAGCCGGAGGCGGTCTTCCGGGCGCGAAGACACGCGCGGGAGACCCTGGCGGCGCGCGGTGTGGAGAGTGACCTCGCGGCGACCGTCGAGCTGGCGGTCAGCGAACTGGTCACCAACGCCGTCCGCCACGGGGTCTGCCCCTGCGGCTGCACCCGCGGTGCCGTCTCGCTGGCCCTGCTCGGGGCGGGGGAGCGACTGCGGGTCGAGGTCGGGGACCCCTCCCGTACACCTCCGTGCTGGCCGACGGGGATCGAGTCGGTCGACGCGGAGGCGGTTCAGGGGCGGGGGCTGCTGCTCGTCACGGGGCTCGCGGCGGACTGGGGGGACTGTGCGCGCGGGCGGCGCGGCAAGGTCGTGTGGTGCGAGTTCGCGCCGGTGGCCGTCGTTCCCGCGACCCGGGCGGGCGAGCTCACAGCTCCCGGACGATCCGGGCCGGATTGCCGACCGCCAGCACCCCGGCCGGAAGGTCCTTGGTGA
- a CDS encoding NADP-dependent oxidoreductase, producing MKATVYEEFGGPEVLHQGEVDTPHPGPGQIRIAVKAAGVNPMDWKIRHGWMQQMIPTELPAIPGLEAAGVVDEVGEGVTDFAVGDEVVGWASGAYAEHAVMTNATKKPAGVPWTEAVAVPVAGETARRVLGELDVKSGETLLIHGAAGAVGSVAVQLAVALGATVVGTASPANHAYVREIGATPVAYGEGQVERVREAAPKGVDAVFDTAGKGDLPDAIELRGGTTDRVVTIADMDAQKLGVPFSAGGGTPEQQRANLAANLALVADGKLRLRIARTFGLDESGEAQRESEDGHAPGKLVIVP from the coding sequence ATGAAGGCGACTGTGTACGAGGAGTTCGGCGGTCCCGAGGTGCTGCACCAGGGGGAAGTCGACACGCCGCACCCCGGCCCCGGCCAGATCCGCATCGCGGTCAAGGCGGCCGGCGTCAATCCGATGGACTGGAAGATCCGCCACGGATGGATGCAGCAGATGATCCCGACCGAGCTCCCCGCGATCCCGGGCCTGGAGGCCGCGGGCGTGGTGGACGAGGTCGGCGAGGGTGTCACCGACTTCGCGGTGGGCGACGAGGTGGTCGGCTGGGCTTCCGGTGCGTACGCGGAGCACGCCGTCATGACCAACGCGACCAAGAAGCCCGCGGGCGTCCCGTGGACCGAGGCCGTCGCGGTCCCGGTCGCCGGGGAGACCGCGCGCCGCGTCCTCGGGGAACTCGACGTCAAGAGCGGCGAGACGCTCCTCATCCACGGCGCGGCCGGCGCGGTCGGTTCCGTCGCCGTACAGCTCGCGGTGGCTCTCGGCGCGACGGTCGTCGGCACGGCCTCGCCCGCCAACCACGCCTATGTGCGGGAGATCGGCGCCACGCCCGTCGCGTACGGGGAAGGGCAGGTCGAGCGCGTACGGGAGGCGGCGCCGAAGGGGGTGGACGCGGTGTTCGACACCGCGGGCAAGGGTGATCTGCCGGACGCCATCGAGTTGCGTGGCGGCACCACGGACCGGGTCGTCACCATCGCCGACATGGACGCGCAGAAGCTGGGCGTGCCCTTCTCCGCAGGCGGCGGAACGCCGGAGCAGCAGCGCGCCAACCTCGCCGCGAACCTGGCCCTCGTCGCGGACGGCAAGCTGCGCCTGCGCATCGCCCGTACGTTCGGGCTGGACGAGAGCGGCGAGGCGCAGCGCGAGAGCGAGGACGGCCACGCGCCCGGCAAGCTGGTGATCGTTCCGTAG
- a CDS encoding bifunctional 3'-5' exonuclease/DNA polymerase produces the protein MTEPTARWALAPLDDGGALLAPLAADGSAVGPVVREPDLVAAVRSRPGVARWVWRSTPEVYPRLRAAGVRVERCYDIEAAEQLLLGHEGRLGEPRSAAAAWARLRRAPVPPDPLPRSAEPGSQSSLFEPKAGSDVPFDGLLAVYEEQQRRHGLAEHPGRMRLLTASESAGMLVAGDLRAAGLPWRADLHRAVLDELLGERYPGGGEPRRLAELADAVSEAFGHRVRPDLPAEVVKAFARAGVQIKSTRRWELEKVDHPAVEPLIQYKKLYRIWTANGWTWLQDWVRDGRFRPEYQPGGTVTGRWTTNGGGALQIPRVLRRAVVADAGWRLVVADAAQMEPRVLAAISRDPGLMEASGHAGDLYTALSDRGFAGDRAKAKLALLGAIYGQTSGDGLKNLAALRRRFPRAVAYVDDAARAGEEGRLVRTWLGRTSPRPAGAPDDDEAGVLQDDTTPGGPSSAGSTARAWGRFTRNFVVQGSAAEWALLMLAGLRGALTGMRAELVFFQHDEVIVHCPADETEAVAKAIQSAADTAGTAAFGPTPVRFAFTTAVVERYSDAK, from the coding sequence ATGACCGAACCCACCGCGCGCTGGGCGCTGGCACCGCTGGACGACGGGGGCGCGCTGCTCGCGCCGCTCGCCGCCGACGGCTCCGCCGTCGGGCCCGTGGTGCGGGAGCCGGACCTCGTCGCGGCAGTGCGGTCGCGGCCCGGTGTGGCGCGATGGGTGTGGCGCTCCACGCCCGAGGTCTACCCCCGGCTGCGCGCCGCGGGCGTGCGCGTCGAGCGGTGCTACGACATCGAGGCGGCCGAGCAGCTGCTCCTCGGGCACGAAGGGAGGCTGGGCGAGCCCCGCTCAGCGGCGGCCGCGTGGGCGCGGCTGCGGAGGGCGCCCGTACCGCCGGATCCGTTGCCGCGGTCGGCGGAGCCCGGCTCACAGTCCTCCCTGTTCGAGCCGAAGGCCGGTTCCGACGTGCCCTTCGACGGCCTCCTCGCGGTCTACGAGGAGCAGCAGCGCCGCCACGGCCTCGCCGAACATCCGGGCAGGATGCGACTGCTGACGGCATCCGAGTCCGCGGGCATGCTCGTCGCCGGCGACTTGCGCGCCGCGGGCCTGCCGTGGCGGGCCGACCTGCACCGGGCCGTGCTGGACGAGCTGCTCGGCGAGCGCTACCCGGGCGGCGGGGAGCCGCGCCGCCTCGCGGAGCTGGCGGACGCGGTCTCGGAGGCGTTCGGCCACCGGGTGCGGCCCGACCTCCCCGCGGAGGTGGTGAAGGCGTTCGCCCGGGCGGGCGTGCAGATCAAGTCCACCCGGCGGTGGGAGCTGGAGAAGGTGGACCACCCGGCGGTGGAGCCACTGATCCAGTACAAGAAGCTGTACCGGATCTGGACGGCGAACGGCTGGACCTGGCTGCAGGACTGGGTGCGGGACGGCCGGTTCCGCCCGGAGTACCAGCCGGGCGGCACGGTCACCGGCCGTTGGACGACCAACGGCGGCGGCGCCCTGCAGATCCCCCGGGTACTGAGGCGTGCCGTTGTCGCCGACGCCGGCTGGCGGCTGGTCGTCGCGGACGCGGCACAGATGGAGCCGCGCGTGCTCGCCGCCATCTCCCGCGACCCGGGGCTGATGGAGGCTTCGGGCCACGCGGGCGACCTGTACACGGCGCTGTCGGACCGGGGCTTCGCCGGCGACCGCGCCAAGGCCAAACTCGCGCTGCTCGGCGCGATCTACGGCCAGACCTCCGGCGACGGCCTGAAGAACCTCGCGGCACTGCGGCGCCGCTTCCCGCGCGCCGTCGCGTACGTGGACGACGCGGCGCGCGCGGGCGAGGAGGGCCGCCTCGTGCGCACCTGGCTCGGCCGTACGAGCCCGCGACCGGCGGGCGCACCGGACGACGACGAGGCAGGCGTCCTCCAGGACGACACCACACCGGGCGGCCCCTCGTCGGCGGGCTCCACGGCGCGGGCCTGGGGCCGCTTCACACGCAACTTCGTGGTGCAGGGCAGCGCGGCCGAGTGGGCGCTGCTGATGCTGGCGGGGCTGCGCGGAGCCCTGACAGGGATGCGCGCGGAGCTGGTGTTCTTCCAGCACGACGAGGTGATCGTGCACTGCCCTGCCGACGAGACGGAGGCCGTCGCGAAGGCGATCCAGTCGGCGGCGGACACGGCCGGCACCGCGGCCTTCGGCCCGACACCGGTGCGCTTCGCGTTCACGACCGCGGTGGTGGAGCGGTACTCGGACGCGAAGTAG
- a CDS encoding aminoglycoside phosphotransferase family protein gives MIEVPEAFVRGTVDREGEPGAAWIDELPATVAQLMERWECVPDGDVTHGGVGVVVPVRRRSEGTAVLKVSFPHPGNIHEPDTFAAWDGRGAVLLHERHDDRFAMLLERVRMSTLAEVEDSDEVITVAGRINRRLAVPAPRGLPRLREQADIWADQLRREAAEFAGTMSRRVVDSAVSTMHELGHDQPDLLVHGDLHARNILRADREPWLAVDPKGYAGDPAYDGGTLLKSRALKLLEADDLPRAVHRVLDVFAEAAEIDRERVRRWAQFHAVRAAHWGRRHGFRVARGGSRLERLTAFMDHLAELLTEPL, from the coding sequence ATGATCGAGGTACCGGAGGCGTTCGTACGGGGCACCGTGGATCGCGAAGGTGAGCCCGGAGCGGCGTGGATCGACGAACTTCCCGCGACAGTGGCACAGTTGATGGAGCGCTGGGAATGCGTGCCGGACGGGGATGTGACGCACGGCGGCGTCGGGGTCGTCGTCCCGGTGCGACGGCGGTCCGAGGGGACCGCCGTGCTGAAGGTGTCGTTCCCGCACCCCGGCAACATCCACGAGCCCGACACGTTCGCGGCGTGGGACGGGCGCGGAGCCGTGCTGCTGCACGAGCGTCACGACGATCGTTTCGCGATGCTGCTGGAACGGGTACGGATGTCGACCCTGGCGGAAGTCGAGGACAGCGACGAGGTGATCACGGTCGCAGGGCGGATCAATCGCCGGCTGGCTGTCCCCGCGCCGCGCGGTCTGCCCCGGCTGCGGGAACAGGCTGACATCTGGGCGGATCAACTGCGGCGGGAAGCGGCGGAGTTCGCGGGAACGATGTCGCGACGGGTGGTGGACTCCGCCGTGTCGACCATGCATGAGCTGGGCCACGACCAGCCGGACCTGCTCGTCCACGGAGACCTCCATGCCAGGAACATCCTGCGGGCCGACCGTGAGCCCTGGTTGGCCGTCGACCCCAAGGGATACGCGGGCGATCCCGCATACGACGGCGGCACACTGCTCAAGTCCCGCGCGCTGAAGCTCCTGGAGGCGGACGACCTGCCGAGAGCCGTTCATCGCGTGCTGGATGTCTTCGCCGAGGCGGCCGAGATCGATCGCGAACGCGTAAGGCGCTGGGCCCAGTTCCACGCCGTACGGGCCGCCCACTGGGGCCGCCGCCATGGGTTCCGGGTCGCCCGCGGCGGATCACGGCTGGAACGGCTCACCGCCTTCATGGACCACTTGGCGGAGTTGCTCACGGAACCTCTGTGA